The Falco rusticolus isolate bFalRus1 chromosome 15, bFalRus1.pri, whole genome shotgun sequence genome has a segment encoding these proteins:
- the NUDT21 gene encoding cleavage and polyadenylation specificity factor subunit 5 — protein sequence MSVVPPNRSQTGWPRGVNQFGNKYIQQTKPLTLERTINLYPLTNYTFGTKEPLYEKDSSVAARFQRMREEFDKIGMRRTVEGVLIVHEHRLPHVLLLQLGTTFFKLPGGELNPGEDEVEGLKRLMTEILGRQDGVQQDWVIDDCIGNWWRPNFEPPQYPYIPAHITKPKEHKKLFLVQLQEKALFAVPKNYKLVAAPLFELYDNAPGYGPIISSLPQLLSRFNFIYN from the exons ATGTCTGTGGTGCCGCCTAACCGTTCCCAGACCGGCTGGCCCCGCGGGGTGAACCAGTTCGGGAACAAGTACATCCAGCAGACGAAGCCGCTCACGCTGGAGAGGACCATCAACCT GTATCCTCTGACAAATTATACATTTGGTACCAAGGAACCCCTGTATGAGAAGGACAGTTCCGTGGCAGCTCGGTTTCAGCGCATGAGGGAAGAGTTTGACAAGATTGGCATGAGGCGGACAGTGGAAGGGGTTCTGATTGTACACGAGCACAGGCTGCCCCATGTCCTGTTACTGCAGCTGGGTACAACTTTTTTCAAGCT ACCTGGTGGTGAACTCAATCCAGGAGAAGATGAGGTAGAAGGGCTCAAACGCTTAATGACAGag ATACTGGGTCGTCAGGATGGTGTTCAGCAAGACTGGGTGATTGATGACTGCATTGGTAACTGGTGGAGACCGAACTTTGAACCTCCACAG tatcCCTATATCCCAGCTCatattacaaaaccaaaagagcacaaaaagcttttcttggtCCAGCTTCAAGAAAAGG CTTTGTTCGCAGTCCCAAAAAATTACAAGCTGGTTGCTGCACCGTTGTTTGAGCTCTATGACAACGCACCAGGATATGGACCCATTATTTCCAGCCTTCCTCAACTTTTGAGCAG GTTCAACTTTATTTACAACTGA